The Triticum aestivum cultivar Chinese Spring chromosome 5A, IWGSC CS RefSeq v2.1, whole genome shotgun sequence genomic sequence TTTCCTTGATTTGTTTCCTTTTATATGTGGGACTAGGTTAGCTGCAAAAAAGGAAATTAGTAATTACTACCCCTTGCTCGATCTGATGTAGCTTAGCGACCTAGGAATTCCTATTATGTTTCCCGTACACAAATTTACTGCTCGTAATTGCTATCTTGAGCTCTTGGTTTAGCTCTGGCTCAGCTGATGTTGCTGCTAGTTTGACCAAACACACTGATGGGTATCGCCCTATTAGCTAGATGGGCTCTTGTCGTTGTGTCTTACTTATGATTTTAGTTGAAACCACCAAGCCAAAACTTTTGTCTACCTACGTTTTGTAACTACTGTACTATCTAAACCATCAAATCAAAACTTTTATTTGTGTGGTGAAATGAGTGTCTTTTGTGTGACCCTATCAGTGCCCCTTACACACAATGCTAGCGTATGCATTATGATGGGTGAACTTCTGCACTGCACCACATTGCACATAGTTATTCACTGACATTTCGCCAATTAGGCCACTGGTAGTTTTGGTCCGTGATACCAAGAGACATGACACCTTAAAGGTTAATAAAGGCGTACTTTTTTTGCTGCCGGCCAGTTGGATTATTGGATTCATCTGAGATGTCTGTTACTCATTATCACACCATACGAGTATTTGGGTGTAAAAACAAATCATAAGCTTGGTTAGGAGCTTGGCAGTCAGTAAAAACTGAACCTTTAAAACTTGGATGAGGTTTTGGCAGTCTGTAATTAAGCTTTAAGCTTACAATTGATTTAATACTTATGTATTCCTGCAGCAAAGAACCTTGTCCTTGCGGGTGTCAAGTCTGTAACCTTGCATGATGATGGTAATGTGGAGCTGTGGGACTTATCAAGCAACTTCTTCCTCTCGGAGAATGATGTTGGGCAAAACCGTGCTCAAGCTTGTGTACAGAAGCTACAAGAGCTGAACAACGCTGTCCTCGTCTCTGCCTTAACCGGTGATTTGACCAAGGAGCACCTTTCTAAATTCCAGGTGCACCAGCATGACATTGATCTGTGATCTTCTACCTTGCTATTTCAATTTTTTCTACATCTATGTGTCTTCCATTTAAGGTTTTACATTATGCTTGTACTTTCTGTCCATGTGACTTTAACAAGCAGGCTATCCATCTTTCTATTTGATTTTGGTATAGAAATTTCATGCCAGTTTTCCGAAGTACTACCATTTCAAAAGAAGTGATGTACCACAGTTCTAGCATTTACAGAACATCACTtttaacaaatactccctccgtcacataatgtaagacgttttttgacatttttgacactagtcaaaaaacgtcttacattatgggacggagggagtaataaagtaATGCAGTCAACTACttgaaatatttggccatgatcTCATCATAATCAAGGTGTGTTAAAGTGTGTGTGCTGTAAAATTGTATGAAGTATAAGATGAACCCTGCATATCGTGGATTGCTGCGAGATTCTAAAAGGTTTCATCTGCTTGACTGTTTGGACTAGGTTAGGTTTGTACAGTCTATGCTCCGTTCATTGCCTGATTTTACCTGCAATTTCGTTGTGTGATTTTGGTCCCGAAATCGAATTTTATTAAACTGTCGATTTTGTTCTGACATGTATTCTGGTAAGTAAATGTTGGCCTTGGTAATATTGTTGCCAACTAGCTAATTGCCCGTGTGTTGGAACGGATGCATACATATTTTAGTGGTTCACATTAATTGTGTCTCCCGTATACCTTCCACTCACTATATCCGCCTCCCTGATCCACATGTCAATGGCTCATTCGGTCACAGTCCCCCTTCCACTATCACCCGTACACTTTGGACAAATAAAATTGGAATTAAATCAGTGGGAGTACTACATTTCCAATTTACCAAACAAAAAATAATTAGTTTTCATATTGCTGGCGGAAGGAGATGTGATGTCGGACAAATTAGTTTCGAAATAAATCAGTGGGTGGGGATGTGAGTTGATAGGAGATGTGATGTTGTGCAAATAAAATTATAAATAAATCAGTGGTGTTACTGTGTTTTGAATTTGCCAAACAGAAAAATGACTAGTTCCCATATTATGGAAGGAAGGAGATGTGATGCCAGACAACTAAAATAGGAGATAAATATGTGGGTAAGGGTGGAATCGGAGGAGAGAAAAAACCTGGAGACGAGGAAGCGAATGACCTATTCCCCTTTAATAATAGAGATGTGTATTCTGTTAACTGTGCTGTGTGAGCTGGTGAGAAGATAAATTGACTATAAAACTGCAAAAACATCATTGGCATCTTTATAGCGACACATAATTTGTTCACTATAATTTGTTTTCACATGCTATGTCGTGCCAGTCCCACAAACggatctgtttgtcaaatgcaacTGAAATTCCAAATCCATGTTCTTCAGTTTGCAGTATATGAGTTTTTAGGAGGATTAGATGACTCCTCTCACATTTTATTTATATGCTTCTTGATTTACACTGGGTAAATTTGGTCATTTATCATCCTCAGAATAACTTTCATATGTACTTGCAGGCCGTTGTCTTCACTGATATCAGCTTAGATAAAGCAATTGAGTTTGATGATTACTGCCACAGCCACCAGCCACCCATTGCTTTCATCAAGTCTGAAGTTCGTGGTCTTTTTGGCAGTGTGTTTTGTGACTTTGGTCCTGAATTTACTGTTTTGGATGTGGATGGTGAGGAACCACATACAGGAATTGTTGCATCAATCAGCAATGACAATCCAGCACTTGTATCTTGTGTGGACGATGAGCGTCTGGAGTTCCAGGATGGTGATCTAGTTGTTTTCTCTGAAGTCCATGGAATGACTGAGCTGAATGATGGAAAACCAAGAAAAGTTAAGAATGCAAGGCCTTACTCTTTCTTCttggaagaagacacttcctcatttGGCACATACGTTAGAGGTGGTATCGTCACACAGGTCAAGCCACCGAAGGTTATTAAATTCAAACCCTTGAAAGAGGCCATGTCAGAGCCGGGAGAATTTCTCATGAGTGATTTCTCCAAATTTGAGCGGCCACCTCTTCTGCATTTGGCATTCCAAGCTTTGGATAAGTTTAGGACTGAGTTGAGCAGATTCCCTGTTGCTGGGTCCACTGATGATGTGCAAAGGGTGATAGAGTATGCTATTAGCATTAATGATACTCTGGGAGATAGGAAACTTGAAGAAATTGACAAAAAGCTCCTGCACCATTTTGCCAGTGGTTCCAGGGCTGTTCTGAATCCTATGGCTGCGATGTTTGGTGGTATTGTCGGTCAGGAGGTAGTGAAAGCTTGCTCAGGGAAATTTCATCCACTTTATCAGGTTAGGATCTACTGCCTCTTGTTTTCAGTATATAATAATTACATTTATTTGCAGCAATTTTTAACATTAGTTGTTTTGATTTTGTAGTTCTTCTATTTTGATTCTGTCGAGTCTCTCCCTGTTGACCCCTTGGAGCCTGGTGATTTGAAGCCAAAGAACAGTAGATATGATGCTCAAATCAGCGTATTTGGATCTACGCTTCAAAACAAACTGGAGGAAGCAAAAATCTTTATGGTCGGTTCTGGGGCACTTGGATGCGAGTTCTTGAAGAACCTGGCACTAATGGGTATTTCTTGCAGCCAGAATGGAAATCTGACTGTGACAGATGATGATGTTATTGAAAAGAGCAATCTGAGTCGCCAATTTCTTTTCCGTGACTGGAACATTGGGCAACCTAAGTCCACAGTTGCTGCTACAGCTGCTATGGTAATTAATCCTAAACTTCATGTCGAGGCCCTTCAGAACAGAGCAAGTCCTGAGACTGAAAATGTGTTTAATGATGCCTTCTGGGAGAACCTTGATGCTGTTGTCAATGCCCTTGACAATGTGACTGCAAGAATGTACATAGACTCCAGATGTGTATATTTCCAGAAGCCACTTTTGGAATCTGGGACTCTGGGTGCTAAATGCAATACACAGATGGTCATCCCTCACCTAACAGAGAACTATGGGGCTTCAAGGGATCCACCTGAAAAGCAGGCACCTATGTGCACTGTACATTCATTTCCTCATAACATTGATCATTGCCTAACCTGGGCTAGGTCTGAGTTTGAGGGTTTACTTGAGAAGACTCCCACTGAAGTAAATGCTTTCCTGTCAAATCCTACTACATACATAAGTGCAGCAAGAACTGCTGGTGATGCACAGGCTAGAGATCAGCTTGAACGTGTTATTGAGTGTCTTGACAGAGACAAGTGCGAGACGTTCCAGGATTCTATTACCTGGGCCCGGCTTAAGTAAGTTTAGCCCCTCTCCTCTTCACAATTAGGTCAATATTGCCTTGGTGCATCACGAGCTGTGTTTATATTTATTTCACTTGCTTCCGATGTTACTCACCCTACTGTTTTTCCTGGTGGTGTATCTTAGGTTTGAGGATTACTTCTCCAACCGTGTGAAGCAGCTGACGTTCACTTTCCCAGAAGACTCGATGACCAGCTCTGGTGCTCCTTTCTGGTCTGCTCCAAAGCGGTTCCCACGACCTGTGGAGTTCTCGTCGAGTGATCCAAGTCAGCTTAGCTTTATTTTGGCTGCTGCAATATTGAGGGCAGAGACTTTTGGAATACCCATATCTGAGTGGGCCAAAACCCCAAACAAGCTGGCTGCTGAAGCTGTTGACAAGGTGATTGTGCCGGATTTCCAACCAAAGCAGGGGGTTAAGATAGTTACAGATGAGAAGGCCACTAGTCTATCCTCTGCATCTGTTGACGACGCTGCTGTCATTGAAGAGCTTATTGCCAAGTTAGAAGAAGTTTCCAAAACACTGCCATCAGGGTTCCACATGAACCCAATACAGTTTGAGAAGGTCAGCATGCCGtcacattttctttctctgaactTTAGTGATTTGCTCTGAATTTTTCCTGTCGACCTATATATGGTACCTTTCCTGCGAAATGCTTAATTTCATTTCGAACACATGCCTGCTTTCGTCCCATTTTCCCCTTGGGTATGCAGCCTTGCATCTCTAGAAACAACACTTGTAAGCCTCCAAAAGTTTCGTACAAGAAGAATTGCTGAGCTGCTTTCTGTATTTGCAGGATGATGACACAAACTTCCATATGGATGTGATAGCTGGTTTTGCCAACATGAGGGCAAGGAACTACAGCATTCCTGAAGTGGACAAGCTAAAGGCCAAGTTTATAGCCGGCAGGATCATCCCAGCTATCGCCACCTCCACCGCGATGGCCACTGGCCTTGTCTGCCTTGAGCTTTACAAAGCCCTTGCTGGTGGACACAAGGTCGAAGACTACCGCAACACGTTTGCAAACCTTGCGATCCCTCTCTTCTCCATTGCTGAACCAGTTCCACCCAAGACCATCAAGCACCAGGAGCTGTCGTGGACGGTCTGGGACCGGTGGACTGTGACAGGCAACATCACGCTGAGGGAGCTCCTGGAGTGGCTCAAGGAGAAGGGCCTGAACGCTTACAGCATATCCTGTGGCACCTCTCTGCTGTACAACTCCATGTTCCCCAGGCACAAGGAACGGCTTGACAGGAAGGTTGTTGATGTTGCCAGGGAGGTGGCTAAGATGGAGGTGCCCTCTTACCGGCGTCATCTCGACGTTGTGGTGGCCTGTgaggatgacgacgacaacgatgtCGACATCCCACTTGTGTCGGTCTACTTCCGCTGAAGAAGCGCTCCTTCTGCGTTTACATGATCTTGTGGTTGGTCATGCTGGATCGACTGACATGTCATGAGTCGCATTAGTGATTGTAAGCTGAGTGGGGGCTTAAGCCACATTATCGACTGATTTTTCCTTTCTACCATCTTGATGTCGATCGGATCATTGGGGGCTGATCTCGGGTTGTTACCAGACATAACTATTCACGAGACTAGGCACAACATCATCTTGATAATTGTTGCATGATGCGTTCACAACTAAAATTGGTCGTCGTGGGATTGAATGAATGTTTTAATCTGTTTGTCCTCTTTTGTGCGCCACTGTGCACTATTCAAGTGGGATCACCTTCGTTGCCTTCATTACTTGTTCAATTCAATCTCGTAAATCGGGGGAATCCTTTTCATCATCTATAGAAAACTTACCTTCGGGATTGCTGCTTGCACGCCTAATCGGATCTCCGGGTAAAGTTGCATCTTGGGCACATGAATGCCAGATGGACAACTATGTTACCTGTTCAATGCGGGGGTAACATGCACGGTTTGGCGTATGTTGCATCCCGTTCTGCGCGGGAGGATGACGCCAGTGGTACAAATGCTTAATAAATCTATTAATTAAACTCATGTTTATGTAATCAATTTGATCTCCCGGGCCAATCCAAGGACGCCTACGAAAAGGTGAAAGTTATGAGAGGCAAATGCCAAAAATGGAATGAATATTTTTGAACGACAACTCGAACAAAAATACTTCCTCCGTTTTCATATACAAGGCACTTCGCTTTTTGTGTTGAACTTTGACTCATAATTTTAGTCAATAAAACATGGGTTATATGTCATCAAATATACATTAAGGGAAAGTTCTTTGAAATGCGCCTCCAATGAGATACTTATTTTCCACCGCAGAAAAAATCATATTCTTATTTTCTTCGTAAAATTAATGGTCAAAGTTAGGCATAAGAATAGTATGCTGTATCCTTGCACAAAGAAAAACAAACGACGATTTGAATTTACAGGGGAGCATATTTGTTATTAGTTTTAAAAATGACAAAAAATTGGGGTGTTCCGAGTCAATAAAACATGGGTTATATGTCATCAAATATACATTAAGGGAAAGTTCTTTGAAATGCGCCTCCAATGAGATACTTATTTTCCACCGCAGAAAAAATCATATTCTTATTTTCTTCGTAAAATTAATGGTCAAAGTTAGGCATAAGAATAGTATGCTGTATCCTTGCACAAAGAAAAACAAACGACGATTTGAATTTACAGGGGAGCATATTTGTTATTAGTTTTAAAAATGACAAAAAATTGGGGTGTTCCGAGAATCGAACTCGGGACCTCTCGCACCCGAAGCGAGAATCATACCACTAGACCAAACACCCTTTTTGTTGTGATAACTAAGGAAACATATATATACCTTTTATTTATGTCCAATCCAAGTTGGACGCTAATTTCCAACGATTTGAAAAGAAATTCTTGTGGGTGTCTGCATCAGAGATGTACTGCGAACGACTGAATAGCTGCACAGTTAGCATCATGAAGGCCGGTGTCTGTTAACATGGGCTATCCTGTCAACTGAAACCAGCGACGACGTTTCCCTCTAGCTAGGCTGGGACCAGCGGCATTACTCCTCATTCCTCAACAAGAAACCGCCCAAAGTTTAGTTTCAAATAATTTTTGATGATGTGCCGAATACTGTTCGGACACGTGACACACGCATCTCCTACTCGAGCAGCGGTTGCCTTGCACCTCgttgggcgagggcgagggcgacgggtgGGTTCATCGTTGTAGAGAGAAAGCGAGTGCGCGGGGGACCAGCGTTCGGCGATTGAAATGTCGGAGAGGATATGGCATCGGCATCGACGACATGAGCACTACGGAGAAGATGGACGCGTCTCTCTAGATTAGGCGCGCGGCGTATGGCTGGAGGCCGCCTGGCTAAAAGACCGGGTGAGGGTCGTCTAGTTAACGTGCTTCCGCATCGGACGTCCAACACGCGGGCAGGACTAGCTACCAGCCACGCAAATTTTCTATGAATGACAGTtcccgtttttcttttcttttctttttttttgagaagCAGTTTCTAGGACGACCTTGGCGAGTCACGACTACAACGGGCCACCGTACGTGAGGTCACGAAAGCCACGCCAACTCCTTTTCCGATACCTACAGCCTACAGGCCAGCCGGTGCTGCATGCATAGGCTTGGCTTCTCTCCCCGTTGTGTGTGTCGTAGCACAAGTGGGCCGTAGATAGACAAGCTGGCAATACGATGATCGATATATTGATCGGGTGCCGATGCACGTGCATATAAGTATAGGGTAGGTCTTAACCTCAACTATACATAACTAGAAGGTGGGCCGCAATACGAAATACATGCAACACAAATATATATTCAACatccccgcagtcgaagcgtcaccggtgacacagagactggaccgaacTCCTTGAagacgggagtaggcaatcccttagtcatcacatcaacAAACTGTTGCGACGTCGGAACGTGAAGAATCTAAACACGGCCAAGGGCAACCTACTCTcgcacgaagtgaatatcgagctcaatatgcttcgtacgTCGATGGTGCACCgcgttggcggagaggtagaccgtgCTGACAttatcgcagtagacaagagtggccttgtgaacGTCACAAAGAAACTACTGCGGCAGCTGGCGGATCCAAGAGCACTCGGCCACGACGTTAGCCACGACCCGATACTCTGCCTTGGCGCCggagcgggagaccgtgggctgccgcttcgatgaccaagagatcaacgagggcccaaggtagacgcaaTAGCCGGACGTGGAGCACCGGGTGTCGGGGCAGCCTGCCCAATCGGCATCCGAGTAGGcaacgaggtcggtggaggcggagtccgtcagggtgagtcccaaggacatggtgccgcgtatgtaacggagaatacgcttcaccaaAGTCCAATGAGGGTCACGCGGGGCgtgcatgtggaggcacacctgctggacagtGTACTGCAGGTCGGGTCGAGTCAGCGTAGGTACTGTAAAGCACCAACAATGGAGCGATAGAACGCTGCATTGGACGCGAGAGACCCCTCCAGAGCAGAGATCTTCGCCTTCATGTCGACGGGGGTGGGCGCcagcttgcagttaagcatgcagGTGTCGTGGGAACGAGTCTGACAGTAAaagtagggggtacgtaggagaggccagagtcctagctacggtgaggttgtacacacaagtttacgagttcaggccccctctcgaaggaggtaacaaccctatgtctcggtgccgcGGAGGCTTGTCGATTGAAGTGTGTGGTAGTTACAGGGGGTgcaacccttgtgccagaggggaggggcggcttatatagagtgcgtctgGCCCCTCGCAGCCCTCAGTTACACAAGGGTTCAATGAGAATTATGTCCTGAACGTTACTGGTAACACCTGTAATAAATGGTCCTTATGATGACGGAGTGAATGCCTAACCGTTGACTTCTTGGGGTGACTCTAGGCATTCTGTACTCCGAGTGAGTTCTTGTATGGTCGGGTGATTTAATCATGGTcaagtggaattgggatatccgagtggaatctttcgtcgagtggattgcacttcatGATAATTCCAGTCGGTATCTTCtgttgaaccttgtaggccttggaCTCTAGGGTAATGTCCTTTGctagggcgtctaggtcaggcctaagaacctaccctaggtacatgtcatcgtcaacgGCACGCTCCAGAAGCTCGTGGGCATACTTCTGCTGATGCGGaaagaagccgtcatcccgacggactaCCTCGATGCTGTGGAAGTAGTGCAgaggccccaagtccttgagggcgaactcatcacCAAGACGAGCTGTCAGCCATTGAAGGAGCTCGGGAGCGGACGCtatgaggatgatgtcgtcgacgtagagcaacAGATATGCAACgtcagctccctgatgatacacaaAGAGTGAGGCATCGGAGTGAGTGGACCGAAAGCCCAAAGACTACAGGAAGGctgcgatacgctggtaccaagcccAAGGTGCCTACTTCAACCCGGAAAGAGAatgggagagcaagcacacgaagtCCGGATGCTCGGCGCCGACGAAACcagtgggctgctcacagaacacctgctcggcaagatgaccgttcaagaaggcgttggagacatccagcTGATGCACAGGCCAGACTCGCGAGACCGCCAACTGGAGCGCAGCACAGATCGTGCCTGGTTTAACAACAGGAGCAAAGGTGTCGGTGCGGTCCATGTCCGCGCGCTGCCGAAATCAACGAACCATCCACCGAGCCTTGTAACGCTCGAGAGAACTGTTCGGGCGGGTCTTGTGGTGGaacacccacttgccagtgatgatgttggcacgaggggGTCGTGGAACAAGATGCCACGTGCGGTTGCGCTGCagggcgtcgaactcctcctgcatcgctGCAAGCCAGTGGGGATCCCGAAGGGCAACGCGAGCGAAGGCGGGGATGGGTGACGGTGTCGACGTCGAGGCAGCGCACACATACTCGTTGGAGGAGTAGCGCGTGCTCGGCAGAAGCACACCAGTCCCGAGCACGGGTCGCACGCCGAGAGGCGGGGCAGCGGGCGCAGCGGGGCCCGTGGCGGCCGGGCCAACAGCGGTGGCGGGtgccgcggcggcggtggtgccCACGACAGCGGGGCCACGACGGCAGGCGAGTCGTCGGCGGTGTTCGAGCTGGTAGCTGGGGTGGCGACGCCAACCGGGGTGGAGGGCGGGGTGCCCGCCGGCTCAACCTCGGAGGAGGGAGACGGGGACCCGGGGGCCCGGTGAGACTCGACCTCGGGGGAGGGAGTTGAAAAACCGGAAGGCAGCAGAAGGCGCCTGCTTGGGTTAGGGGGGCGGGTCTTCGCGGGGTGCCGCCGCGCATCGCTCCAAGCAGGGGGCGCGGGGGTCGGCGCCGAAGGAGTCGAAGCCGGAGAAACTTGAAAAACACGGGAACATCGCTTGACAAAATACACGTGCTtcgaggtgtacacacgatgagtgaTAGGATCATATCATCGATAACCTTTTGTGTTAGAGGGATAGCCAAGGAAGAGACATGGTATGGAATGTGGTGCGAGTTTGTGTGGCATGGTGGACGTGGTACTAGGATAACAAAGACACCCAAAGATGCGAAGACTGTCATAGGATGGCGGTGTaccgaagagaaggtggtgaggggaGTAGTTCCGCCGAGGACGACACAGACGGATGTTAACTAAAAGGCTGGCGGTGGCGAGAGTATCGGGCCAAAACCAAGCAGACACGTTAGAGTGAAAAAGTAActgcgaacgcagtcattaagagtgcagaacatgcgctcggcgcggccgttCTGCTGTGATGTGTAAGGACAAGTAAGACAGAAGATGGTACTGTGAGAGGcgagaagtgaaggaaatatgccctagaggcaataataaagttattatttatttccttatatcatgataaatgtttattattcatgctagaattgtattaaccggaaacataatacatgtgtgaatacattgacaaacagattgtcactagtatgcctctacttgactagctcgttgatcaaagatggtcctaaccatagacatgagttgtcatttgattaacagggtcacatcattaggagaatgatgtgattgacatgacccattccgttagcttagcacccgatcgtttagtatgttgctattgctttcttcatgacttatacatgttcctatgactatgagattatgcaactcccgtttagcggaggaacactttgtgtgctatcaaacgtcacaacgtaactgggtgattataaaggtgctctataggtgtctccaaaggtacttgttgggttggcgtatttcgagattaggatttgtcactccgattgtcggagaggtatctctgggccctctcggtaatgcacatcacttaagccttgcaagcattgcaactaatgagttagttgcgggatgatgcattacagaacgagtaaagagacttgccagtaacgagcttgaactaggtattgagataccgacgatcgaatctcgagcaagtaacataccgatgacaaagggaacaacgtatgttgttatgcgatttgaccgataaagatcttcgtagaatatgtaggagccaatatgagcatccaggttccgctattggctattgaccggagacgtgtctcggtcatgtctacatagttctcgaacccgtagggtccgcatgcttaacgttacgatgacagttatattatgagtttatatgttttgatgtaccgaaggttgttcggagtcccggatgtgatcacggacatgacgaggagtctcgaaatggtcgagacatgaagattgatatattggaagcctatgtttggatgtcggaagtgttccgggtgaaatcgggattttaccagagtaccgggaggttaccggaaccccccaggaggtaaatgggccttagtgggcctttacggagaagaggagaggcggcctaggctgggccgcgcgcccccctagtctgaataggacaaggagagggggcggcgccccccctttccttctctcccttctctttcccccacccgaatcctattccaactaggaaagagggaggggggggggagtcctactcccggtgggagtaggactcctcctggcgcgccctctccctagCCGGCcacacccccttgctcctttatatacgggggcagggggcaccccatagacacaacaattgatcaagttgatcttttagccgtgtgtggtgcccccctccagcatagtccacctcgataatactgtagcggtgcttaggcgaagccctgcatcggtagaacatcaacatcgtcaccacgccgtcgtgctgacgaaactctccctcaacactcggctggatcggagttcgagggacgtcatcgggctgaacgtgtgctgaactcggaggtgccgtgcgttcggtacttgatcggtcggatcgtgaagacgtacgactacatcaaccacgttgtgctaacgcttccgctttcggtctgcgagggtacatggacaacactctcccctctcgttgctgtgc encodes the following:
- the LOC123103210 gene encoding ubiquitin-activating enzyme E1 2, which encodes MLPRKREIVAGEVEDLQKKTRAGEGEATREEGDAAMAGRGNEIDEDLHSRQLAVYGRETMKRLFGSNVLVSGLQGLGAEIAKNLVLAGVKSVTLHDDGNVELWDLSSNFFLSENDVGQNRAQACVQKLQELNNAVLVSALTGDLTKEHLSKFQAVVFTDISLDKAIEFDDYCHSHQPPIAFIKSEVRGLFGSVFCDFGPEFTVLDVDGEEPHTGIVASISNDNPALVSCVDDERLEFQDGDLVVFSEVHGMTELNDGKPRKVKNARPYSFFLEEDTSSFGTYVRGGIVTQVKPPKVIKFKPLKEAMSEPGEFLMSDFSKFERPPLLHLAFQALDKFRTELSRFPVAGSTDDVQRVIEYAISINDTLGDRKLEEIDKKLLHHFASGSRAVLNPMAAMFGGIVGQEVVKACSGKFHPLYQFFYFDSVESLPVDPLEPGDLKPKNSRYDAQISVFGSTLQNKLEEAKIFMVGSGALGCEFLKNLALMGISCSQNGNLTVTDDDVIEKSNLSRQFLFRDWNIGQPKSTVAATAAMVINPKLHVEALQNRASPETENVFNDAFWENLDAVVNALDNVTARMYIDSRCVYFQKPLLESGTLGAKCNTQMVIPHLTENYGASRDPPEKQAPMCTVHSFPHNIDHCLTWARSEFEGLLEKTPTEVNAFLSNPTTYISAARTAGDAQARDQLERVIECLDRDKCETFQDSITWARLKFEDYFSNRVKQLTFTFPEDSMTSSGAPFWSAPKRFPRPVEFSSSDPSQLSFILAAAILRAETFGIPISEWAKTPNKLAAEAVDKVIVPDFQPKQGVKIVTDEKATSLSSASVDDAAVIEELIAKLEEVSKTLPSGFHMNPIQFEKDDDTNFHMDVIAGFANMRARNYSIPEVDKLKAKFIAGRIIPAIATSTAMATGLVCLELYKALAGGHKVEDYRNTFANLAIPLFSIAEPVPPKTIKHQELSWTVWDRWTVTGNITLRELLEWLKEKGLNAYSISCGTSLLYNSMFPRHKERLDRKVVDVAREVAKMEVPSYRRHLDVVVACEDDDDNDVDIPLVSVYFR